Within Populus trichocarpa isolate Nisqually-1 chromosome 6, P.trichocarpa_v4.1, whole genome shotgun sequence, the genomic segment tatatatagattaattttaaataaaaataattaaatttattttttggcaaAACCAATGCTAAACTCCCTCAAAATCTCGTAACTTGTGTAGTAACTACCAAAAGGGATACTATTGCTAGCTAGTAGCTTAACTTGTCTAAAAGTTTGACAGTAAACGAAATCTTCTGGGTTGTGGTTGGGTTTGGCCTGGATTCATTGACTAGTTGAGACTTGATGGCTGTAATTGTGATGATAGAAAATAGTCCAAATGTTTGCATACACAGCCTCACAATTTTCTATGAACAGGGAAGCTTGTtgaagaagaggaaggaaaCTTTGCATTGTGTCTCTCTTGTATTCTTACAGGTGTTGGAGGAAATCTTGTTTCATGGTTAGTTTTTCCCAGAAATGCAGTTTATGTTGGAGCTTCTGGAGCTGTTTTTGGACTTTTTGCCTTGTAAAGGTATCTGCAAGTAGTTTTTCAATTACTATCTTCAGAAACTTTTGAccttctttttgttaaattgtaGATAACCTGGGATTGGAGGAAGATTCTTGAATCCATGATGTAATTTGTATATTAATTCTTTATATGTTGGAGATTTGTGAATTGTATAGAATTTAAACTGATCAAATAACATAACATAGCAGCTTTCCCTTTTCCTgtttaataattgttatttgatgatttaatgAAAATCATCATGAAGAAAGGACGGCCATGATAAACAAAAACAGTATTTGGCTTTCCTCCAGTTCAAGAACACCGCTGTACAGGACTGCAAGCTGGCCATACAGACCAGGCTGTGCTTGAGGCAAATAACTGGTAACCTTGACCCAAATTTACAACTATGAGAAAGAGACATGTTTCTTGTGGCAAGCCATGAGCACTCCACTGGAAAACCATCCTCTCTCAACACCATCCTGCCTTTTCTAAGAGTTGCAGGAGACCCTTTATGGTCACTTGTAACTGTACTTGGTATCTGCAAGATATTGGAATACAGGACACCTGCTGTTTGATTTCGGTGCGGTTTCTCTAGGTTTCCTACTGGTATTTGTTTTTCCACTGTCTCTTTTTGACTGGTCATTTCCTTTCTGTTTATCGTAACAAGAATTCTACTTGCCTCTTGTGCCATTCCAGTAGCATGCCATGCTTCAGCAACAAGCAAGATGGTCGATTTCTCAGGCTGAACTTCAAATAGCATGATCGGTTCTTGATAGTGGCTGTTCCTGTTTGATTTTTGTTGGAGGTTCTAGCAAAAATTCTCTTTATCAAATTCTCCCGTGCAGGCAACACCTACTTGCACTGGAAACCGAACCCATTTGCGTATCACTGGAAACTGTAGACTCGAAGCTACATTGGctttttgattttctaaacCAATGTCACCCTCATCCCTCCTCTGTTGAAAACAAATACAAGCAACCCTCTCTCCTCCAGTGTCCATCTCGGCTAGAAGCAGGCTGCCCAGGCAGCAGACCCATTACCAAAAAATAGCGTACCAACTCCCACTCATATCTCTCATCTCCCTCTCGGTGCAAAGCACAACCTCCCAAACCAGCCTCCTTCATTTCAACTGTCACCACCACCGATAGCCTCCCTTCAAAACCCACGGTAGCAGCTCCTCACAGCAATATCCATGTGTTTATTCTCGGCTCATAAGATGTTGAAAGAGAAGAAACTAGAAAATGTACCTGGTTTGGGTTTTTGGGCATTGCTTTATCCTGGGAGGGAGATTTCACCAAGTCCTGGTGGATGAGCAGCCCCACCAGTGGATCCGCCAAGTTTCCTTCTCAGGAGAAGCTGGGTCGCCTTTTGCCGGGAACTCCTGGTGGATGAGCAGCCCCACCAGTGGACCCCAGGGTTGTTAAGTGAATTACTTGCCAAATTGATTAGGATTGCTTTCGAGAAGAACTGGAAATGGGGGTATTTCGAGGAGTTTGGACGTGCGCTTGAAACAGAAAATTTTGGCAAGTGGAAAAAAAGACTAAGAACTAAGAAGAACAATACTAAGAATACGAGagcaaagaaaggaaaataaaagaaaattttatttaacgtTCTTGACAGTGACAGCGTTAACGTTCCCTAACTCCTAAGCAAAGGCAGTCGACTAGAACAATAGCACAATCACATAATGCAAGAACAAGGTCATTATCTTCCTTTCCCGGAAAATAGCCAACCTCATCTCATTTCCCCGGAAACCAtgggaaagaaaaacaagagaatgAGAAAAGCTTCCAACTTTATAACTAAAAATTAGGGAGAAATACCATTTAGTTGGTGGTCAATGGTAAGAACTTGGAATTATAAGATTTGCTTTCTCTGTGtgatttcaggttcgagccatgtggttgctcatatgataacTACtaaagacttacatggtcgttaacttcagggttcgTGGAATCAGTTGAGATGCGTGCAAACTaacccggacatccacgttaaactaaaaaaatataattagagaGAAATGTTGGAGTTGTGGAAATGGTACCAAAATTGCTTGGCTGTGCATCCAGTTAAGAAACAAGTGATTAGCTCAGGGTTTATTTGGGGATTTGGTGATATAGCTGCAAAATCCATCGCTCACCATACAGCCAAGAAATATCATCAAATCAAGGTATTTATTAGCATAATAACCTGTCATTCaagaaaatcctttttttttatttgatggtgtttttttttccatctgttTTTGGATATTTTGCCTTGTTTTGGAAATGGGCATGTCTCAAGTTTTTGTCCTTTTGGCCACTTCTAGTAAGtgttttctctcattttcatgTATACAAGTCATTTCAAATTTGAATGGAAGTTATTTTCAGaaaattttatcttgaaaatcGTGGATCCTGGAGTTAGCACTTCACTGCTACTGTCaaaagatttttaattgatGGGACTGCATATAGTACTCTTCCGCAGAGGTGTGTAAGTCATATGTCATGTGCTTCTTGTTAAACTGTTGCAGGTATGAAGGGTTGCCGATTTATTAGATCACGACTTCTAATGCGTCCAAATTCCTTGCGGTTTGTTGGTGCTAAAGTAGCAATTGATGGGTTCCTCTTTGGACCACTGGATCTGCTTGTATTTTTCAGTTACATGGGTTTTGCCACTGGAAAGAGCGTTCCCCAAATCAGGAAAGATTTGAAGAGGGACTTGATACCAGCTTTTGTTTTGGAAGGAGGTATACGGCCAATTGTTCGAGTTGCGAATTTCCGATTTGTACCTGTGAGGTATCAACTCTTGTATGTCAACTTCTTCTGCTTGTTGGATAGTTGTTTTCTGTCATGGCTTGAGTAGCAAGAGGATGCTCCTTGGAAGCAATGGTTGATATCTCTTCTCCCTTCCAAGGAGCAAAAAGATCTAGGTGGATGATTTCTTGTCTTCAAGTTCTTAATGTTTCATTCCGAGGCATAGTAATCATAGTGGGTGTACAGGTAAGAGAAAAGGGTttcaaaaaaagtaaataaggCTTAATCGGCAACTTCAAATTTTCATGCGAGCCATTCAGACAAGTCATAGGATTACTCTTTTGCTGTGCAGTTTTTGCTTCGAATACAAGGAAGCTTATATTGATTGTTTTCCCAACcctgtcttttttatttcttaaaatcaaaGACATCATTGGCACTTTTTTGGTTAGTGGTTTGGTGATTTTACGAGGTATGAAATCTTTAGAAACAGATGCTGATGGGATTCTATTTGCATTGCTGGAGTCTTCCCTACTTCTGGGGTCTTCTGTAAATTAACATTTGTAACTTGTGAAAAACAGGACCAACCGATTCTAGTGTTTGATGGAATGGATTCTCATTTCTAATCCCAACATGTTTCTGGAGACCGAACTTTTGAAGAAAAGTCACAAGTACCTAATGAAGCATTGCTCGAAAGTGTATTTGATACACTTAATTATATCTTGCTTTCCAGGTTTCTTCTTACCTGTAACAATACTTGGTGGCGTTCGAAAGTGACCGAACCGTACATGACTTGAACGACAACCTCATTCTTCTAATTGTTCATGCCCAGACTCGTAAAGAACATGTGTATCAGTAATCTGTATGTACATTCCAGTAGTAAGCTGTATGTAAAGCAATGAAGCTAACACGATTTTCCTCTAAAAGCGTGACTGGTAgagaatcaagaaagaaaaagggcgTTACATTAGTCATCAAAACTCTCTCTAATAATTTGGTTATCTGCTGCTAGCCTCGCTACTTGAGCTAGATGGGTTAAGACCATACTCGCTGGTGGTTCCAGTGTTCCCACTGATGCCATCCTGCGTACTGCCCCTTGCCATGTTGAAACTCTTCATGTTCTCCTTGTATTGGTAGGTACTGGAACTTGAACTTATTGAAGAACCATATAGTGTGTTATTTCTTGGCCTGAATATTCCTGCATTGAGATCCTGTGCAGACATTCCGCCTTCCAAAGCATGAACAATCTGTTTGATATGAAACAACATTTTTTACGTTTCGAGAAGCATCACAGCTCAATAAAGTTTGGCATAGCAAGTATAGAACAATCGTTAAATGATAAGTCATCCGtgaccataatttttttgatcGATTTCATGTGGGTTGTGGACTCACGAGGAGGGCATTTTATGCACAAACTTACATTTGTGACTGGCCAGAGGTAATTCTTATATTGAACAGGATAAGGCAAAGAAGTTACCTGGCTCATTCGTGGTCGGATCCAGGATGAAGGGTGCACACAAGCAGCAGCACAAGCAACCATGCTAGCCATCTCACTGTTATTATACCGAGTCCCTAGTCGTGGATCGAGAAGAGCTTCAAAATTGCCATCTTCCAGAGCTTGAGTGAGTAAAGGCCTAGCCTGGAACACCAGTATAGTGGGAGGGAGTTTCCACAAGGTGATGTCAGAGTCAAGCTTACATAAACCAACGGGCATGTccagaaattgaaaagaagattCAAAAGCCATGTAGAAGGGAACTCACCCAGGCAACCAAGCTTTCATTCATTACCGATTCTGCGGGACTGATAGGTGGATGCCCAGTTATTAGCTCCAAAAGCACAACTCCATAGGAATAGACGTCTGATTTATCTGTTAGCTTGCCACTTAATGCATACTCTGGAGCCATGTAGCTGAAACCATAGCAAGCATTAGTGTTGAGGTTGAGGAAGAAAATGCAAGGTTTAGTAATGCacactaaaaaatttcaaagagaGCAGAGACAATTTAGTATGACCTGCAAACCAGCAGTGCATTCAaagcaaaatgatttttttttttaaagagaatggTTTGCCTACTAGCAAATGGAGTTCTAGGCTTTGGACAAACTAGTGTAGAACCGAACCAATATAGTTGAACACTCAGACAAAAGCATGCGGAAGCCAGCTTAACTGATAACAAtagaaattaaatacaaaaatcacatagaaaatgcaaagaaaatggCCAAAACTCAtcccaaacaaacaaaaatatctgAAGAGAATACATGGCCATACCCAAAAGTCCCCACCACTCTGGTGGAAATGTGAGTGCTGCTAGCACTGGCATCAGAAAAACTTTTGGCAAGTCCAAAGTCAGAAAcctgaacaaaatatgaaagcaTTAATCTATTAGTATGTGCAAGAAGATTCTTATTCTTTACCTCAAATATCATTAGACAAGATGATGAAAGGATCTCATTTCTTACCCTATGGAACCATGACTATAATAGGACCAGGTCTAAACTATTTATCTAGAAATATGAAACAAGTGGGATCACTTAATCAAAGGTGGTCTTGAACTCAAGTGCCCATGAGATGTTCCATGAAGTACTTAGAATAATATAGTAGTAACCTAGAATAGTTCATAGGTGAGCTTGAAAGCTAAATATCATGAAccaaaagaatgatgaaataagaaTTAGAAGTCCTACCTTTGCCTCAAAATTATGATCAAGGAGAATATTGGATGCCTTGATATCGCGATGAATGATTTTCGGATGACCTGCATGCAGGAATATTTCATTGGAAAATGTCAGTATTCACAAGCATAAGGATGttcaaattattgattttttattttttttaaaaggcagCATTTTACAGATATAAAAATTCCTTATGAACTCGAAATATTTTTACTCTGAGATAACTCCCCCCTGTTCATTCGGAAGAATGGGCAGCATTCATAAACAACTCCAAAATCTGGTAATGCTCCCTTTATACTATCTATTACTCAAATTTATTCCTTTGAAGATAAAGCAAttcaatatagaaaaaaaaaatgctgagGCGAAGGGAGGGTGGCTGGGTTGGGGGAGATCAGAAGAAGAGAGCATCCAAGAAAACTTACAATCTTCATGCAGATATGCTAGTCCTTTTGCAGACCCTATAGCAATTTTCAATCTGGTTTCCCACTCTAGAACAGGCTGCCCAGTTCCTGCAATGTGCAATTCTTACAATGAACATCTAACAATGAAATAACTCGCATATCAGATCCATTTTTGTAATAAAGTGTTGATTAGATCGAAATCTTACCGTGCAAGTGAAACTCCAAAGTGTTGTTTGAAACAAACTCATAAACAAGCAGTCTAGCAGAACCATTAATGCAATATCCTACCAATGAAACAAGATGTTTATGATGCACCCGACTAATGATCTCAACTTCTGCCTGAAACTCGCGCTCACCCTGATTACTTCCCTCCTTCAGCTGCTTAACTGCAATTTCCTTCCCGCAAGGAAAGAACCCCTTGTGAACATAGCCAAAACCACCTTGTCCAAGAAGGTTGGCATCTGAGAATCCATTAGTGGCAACCACTAGTTCATCATATGTGCAAGTTCCATTCGAAAAACTGATGGCAACATCAGGAGGACCTTGATGTGGCAATGCATTCGCAGTCCATGGTGAATTTATGGAACGAGAACGTGTGTTGCTGGTTGAAGGAGATGGCAGAAAGGTCTTTGTTTGCACAGTGATAACACAATCCCCTGACTGAAAACACTTCATTTCAGAATGGTGGACGtgagcatttttattgttatctagGAATGCAAACAAAAGGACTGGTTAGTAAACCAGATCATATACCCTTTAAAGGACTCATGCAATAAATTGGGAATATCGTGAATTCTTAGCATTTCTATTGATtctgaaaattaatttcaaggaaGAGAAAGGGCTAATTGCGAAGTATTGGTGAGCCAGTTTTAAATCTTTACCTGTTGGGGCCAAGATTTTTGATGTATTGTAATGCTCTTGGGTGCTGTGGTTTCTCCTTCTCTTATCTTTGCAACAGATAAATAAAAGGCCAAGCACAAGTAGCAAAAACACCCCACCAAAAGCACATGCAACAACGAGCCCTGTTGATATATGAAACTGTTTTGAGCTCATGGGCAGACTTCCTTTTGCTAATGGGAGTAATGGTGGTGAAGATACCATAGA encodes:
- the LOC18100672 gene encoding uncharacterized protein C4G9.14 isoform X2, which gives rise to MGMSQVFVLLATSSMKGCRFIRSRLLMRPNSLRFVGAKVAIDGFLFGPLDLLVFFSYMGFATGKSVPQIRKDLKRDLIPAFVLEGGIRPIVRVANFRFVPVRTNRF
- the LOC18100672 gene encoding protein sym-1 isoform X1, translating into MGMSQVFVLLATSSMKGCRFIRSRLLMRPNSLRFVGAKVAIDGFLFGPLDLLVFFSYMGFATGKSVPQIRKDLKRDLIPAFVLEGGIRPIVRVANFRFVPVRYQLLYVNFFCLLDSCFLSWLE
- the LOC7471545 gene encoding proline-rich receptor-like protein kinase PERK1; this encodes MSSTPLESPAPVDSPAATSQPLPPSQPPAGMDNTSPPTIPQIAPFASPPSPVVVVLPPAIPPVSNPTPPPLTPVLSPPPMTIPVLSPPVASTPPPVELAPPPEASTNPIIPVPPPTLLPEPQIPSVTSPPPLPTRPSLPQPPLPSPPLPTSPPSQQPSTSWPPPSPPKPAPPAPATPTPIMPPLTRPSYPPAPPSLALTPPPPLPTSMVSSPPSLALTPPPPPPPPKSMVSSPPLLPLAKGSLPMSSKQFHISTGLVVACAFGGVFLLLVLGLLFICCKDKRRRNHSTQEHYNTSKILAPTDNNKNAHVHHSEMKCFQSGDCVITVQTKTFLPSPSTSNTRSRSINSPWTANALPHQGPPDVAISFSNGTCTYDELVVATNGFSDANLLGQGGFGYVHKGFFPCGKEIAVKQLKEGSNQGEREFQAEVEIISRVHHKHLVSLVGYCINGSARLLVYEFVSNNTLEFHLHGTGQPVLEWETRLKIAIGSAKGLAYLHEDCHPKIIHRDIKASNILLDHNFEAKVSDFGLAKSFSDASASSTHISTRVVGTFGYMAPEYALSGKLTDKSDVYSYGVVLLELITGHPPISPAESVMNESLVAWARPLLTQALEDGNFEALLDPRLGTRYNNSEMASMVACAAACVHPSSWIRPRMSQIVHALEGGMSAQDLNAGIFRPRNNTLYGSSISSSSSTYQYKENMKSFNMARGSTQDGISGNTGTTSEYGLNPSSSSSEASSR